CTGCCCGTACTCCTCTCCCAGACAAGCCTCGTCCTCGCTTCCACATTCTTTGGAGGCTCCAAAAGAGCCAAATGCATCCTCCACCAGCACCAGTGATCCTCTCCCACCTGACAGTTGCCCTGGACCTGGGGGTCCATCTGAGAGCAGGCCCAACCCTGAAACTCTTCCCTCCGAACAGTCTTCTTTGAACCAGTTCTCGTCCATGTTCCCTTGCTCTCCCTTCTGTCACACGCACCACCActtccaccaccaccactgcCCTATCAGCACGTGCCTGCCGTACCCGCAACCTTCCTTTTCCTGCCTGGCGTCTTTGCAGTCCTGCCTGCATCAACGCAGGCCCGAGGAGCGCGGCCGCCCGTCGACGGCTCCATTGTCGCACCCCTGCATGCACTGCTCGGCGTCCTTCTCCAGACCCTCGCAGCTGCTGCAGCATCAGCGGGCCGAGCACGCCCAAAAGGCCTCCGGCTTCCTGTGCACACAGTGCGGTCGGACCTTTAATTCGCACAGCAACCTGCGCATACACCTCCATGTGCATACCGGCGCCCGGCCGTACGCCTGCTCTGAATGCGGCAAGGCATTCAGTCAGTCGGGCGCGCTCAAGATCCACAGGCGGATCCACACAGGCGAAAGACCGTACTCTTGCGACTTCTGTGGGAGGGGCTTCCCCCATCTGGCGGGGGTCCGAGCCCATCAGAGGATCCACACCGGGGAAAAACCTTATCGCTGCAGCCAGTGCGGCAAGTGCTTCACCCAATCCGGAGCCCTCAAGATTCACATCCGCATTCACACCGGCGAGCGGCCGTTCGTCTGTAACATCTGCGGAAAGGCCTTCTCCAACCGCTCCGGCATCCGCTTCCACAATCAAACGGTCCACGGTCTAGACCCGGAACTGGCGGGGCCCACCAGGGTGGCGCTCGGGCGTCCTCGTGCTTATCCGCCTGCTAATCTGAACACGCCTCAAAGCCCTGACGGCAACACTTCATCGCAGACCCCGAGTCAGCCTGGATTGACGGTGCCCGGTGGGAACGCCGGCAAGTGTCCGACAGAGGGAGAGAGCGGCAAGTGTCCGACAGAGGGAGAAAGCGCACGGCTCAGTTACGAGTGTGAGGACTGCGGCCTGCGTTTCAAAGATGCGCCTTCACGGAACACACACCAAACTCTGGCGCACTATtctgtggaggaggaggaggctctCAAAGATGGAAGCACAAATGAACGTGTCACCCATGACAGTGGGGAATAGGTTTTGCTTTTGAGGTATGACACACTAAATGGCtgccaaaatatatttgttacaaaacacaaattacCGTATTATTGCTTGACCTTCCACAGTAGAATACATCATTATATGTTGTAACAACAATTAGAATTTGAACTCAAATGCCAGTGAAATTAATGGAAAGGAAATTCTACTATAAAGTGTGGTAGTAGTACtcgggctccctctagtggtcctCAAAAGTCattgaattaatttttcaaaCTGCATAATGTTGCGGTGGCTTCAACATTGCAAAATCCAGTTCAGTGAATTTATTAAATGCTTTTGAAGTCGTATACAACCTTTCAATATAACGAtttgcatttattcatttttaaatgttttgtctttATTGGCGTATATTGGTCAAATCGTTTTTAATttatgtggaatatttttacatCAGTTTATCCTAAAGtgctttttaattcatttatttgtttagaaTTGTGccttacaaataaaatgttagtCTGCAAACGACACTACAATGACCTTCAGTAATGGCACTTTCTGTTCAACCCTTATATATAATACAAAATAGGGAAAACAggctgtaataaaaaaatgtattactAATTTAATGTTAGTATAAATCTCTTAATACCACTGTCACGCCCAAAAAGGGATTCAGTACActgtataaaaaaatccaGTGTTCCTGGGTGGGAGAGTTTTGTGCACTTGTTAAAAACgttgaaaaaaagttgtttcacaatttgttgttttccatAAGCATTTTCAACGTAGAGTTTGAACGTGTCCATTGTGCCTCTTGCGTCGTAAAATCTTTTATTATAAGCATGTTTAGCATGTTGCACTTAGCACTATTTATTAGGCAACCGTCCAGTACATCTCTTTAATATTTATGGCTCACTAGAGCCACCTAGTGGTGCCATACAGTAAATGGCCACCACGCCATTCCCAGTGCATCTCTGTTGGAAGAAAAGGTGACTGTAAATACAAAACTATTCCCATGTAATTTCTGAAAGTGCAGCTTTTTttatcaataataaaaaacgtGATACTGAAGGAGTCATATTCTCTTTGTGCAACATTGTGTATTTACACTTAGTTCTTTTTTCAGGCACACAGTAGTGTGCAATGGCTCCCACATCACTGTGATCAACTTTAGATTCTTGTGTAACTGGAGATTCTGCTGCGTCAgctttatttcacttttaggCAATACAGTCCATCCCCACTTCTTGCGAGTTGGCCTCACAAAGGTTCTTCGTACCGCTGCAATGAAGAGTAACATGACTTTGGTTCAGCGTAAACGACGCTGTAAGGTCGGAGTGCATTGGCGTGGAGGGCGGGGGTGCAGTAGCCGTTGTCGAGCAT
This DNA window, taken from Syngnathus acus chromosome 16, fSynAcu1.2, whole genome shotgun sequence, encodes the following:
- the si:ch211-79k12.2 gene encoding zinc finger protein 391, which gives rise to MDKDKRGDNLDHSNWMEMHQFIGDLLMSSGSSAKEQPDIMNVWSMLGGDTLKQARSMHDKTEAALRKNTTKDHTRHVCTCPGCPYSSPRQASSSLPHSLEAPKEPNASSTSTSDPLPPDSCPGPGGPSESRPNPETLPSEQSSLNQFSSMFPCSPFCHTHHHFHHHHCPISTCLPYPQPSFSCLASLQSCLHQRRPEERGRPSTAPLSHPCMHCSASFSRPSQLLQHQRAEHAQKASGFLCTQCGRTFNSHSNLRIHLHVHTGARPYACSECGKAFSQSGALKIHRRIHTGERPYSCDFCGRGFPHLAGVRAHQRIHTGEKPYRCSQCGKCFTQSGALKIHIRIHTGERPFVCNICGKAFSNRSGIRFHNQTVHGLDPELAGPTRVALGRPRAYPPANLNTPQSPDGNTSSQTPSQPGLTVPGGNAGKCPTEGESGKCPTEGESARLSYECEDCGLRFKDAPSRNTHQTLAHYSVEEEEALKDGSTNERVTHDSGE